In Scytonema millei VB511283, a single window of DNA contains:
- a CDS encoding glycosyltransferase family 2 protein: MKLVSVIVLIYNSEKYIAATLESVLSQTYHHIEVLLIDDGSPDKSIEICQQFNDSRIKIIRQPNSGLPGARNAGIRQAKGDYLAFIDGDDLWRRDKLEHHVNHLANSAEVGVSFSRSAFIDEAGKFLGSYQTPKLKGITPSYLMRCNPVGNGSAAVVRREVFAAIAFSPRQYSDNRYDTLDCYFDEQFHYSGGDVDLWLRILLQTKWQIEGIPEALTLYRVHSSGLSAQLDRQLAAGEQLIAKIHTYATQLDKNWEAVMRAYHLRYLARSAIRWKSDAIAIRLMHQAIASYWRIVLESPRQTVMTLIAAYLLLLVPRHWRAHFEVIVGQPTTIFQKLRTRIRIQN, encoded by the coding sequence ATGAAATTAGTTTCAGTAATTGTCTTAATTTACAATAGCGAAAAATATATTGCTGCGACATTAGAGTCTGTATTATCACAAACGTACCATCATATTGAAGTATTGTTAATTGACGATGGTTCTCCAGATAAGAGTATAGAAATTTGTCAGCAATTCAACGACTCAAGAATAAAAATTATTCGCCAACCAAATAGTGGCTTGCCAGGAGCGAGAAACGCAGGTATTCGACAAGCAAAAGGAGATTATTTAGCATTTATCGATGGCGATGACTTATGGCGACGGGATAAACTAGAGCATCACGTCAATCATCTCGCTAATTCCGCAGAAGTTGGAGTTAGTTTCAGCCGTTCTGCTTTTATTGACGAAGCAGGTAAATTTTTAGGCTCGTATCAAACACCGAAACTTAAGGGAATTACTCCCTCATATCTAATGCGGTGTAATCCTGTAGGTAACGGTTCGGCTGCTGTCGTCAGACGGGAAGTCTTTGCCGCGATCGCATTTTCACCTCGCCAATATTCAGACAACCGATACGACACGCTAGACTGCTACTTTGACGAACAATTTCATTATTCTGGCGGCGATGTCGATCTGTGGTTGCGAATCTTATTGCAAACCAAATGGCAAATTGAAGGAATTCCCGAAGCTTTAACTTTATATCGCGTCCACTCTAGCGGACTTTCAGCTCAATTAGATCGACAATTAGCAGCAGGAGAACAATTAATCGCCAAAATTCATACTTATGCAACCCAACTCGATAAGAATTGGGAGGCTGTGATGAGAGCTTATCACCTACGTTACTTAGCTCGGAGTGCTATTCGCTGGAAATCCGACGCGATCGCGATTCGATTGATGCATCAAGCCATAGCTTCCTATTGGCGGATCGTTCTAGAATCGCCGCGCCAAACTGTGATGACACTCATTGCGGCTTACCTGTTGTTACTCGTTCCCCGCCACTGGCGCGCTCATTTTGAGGTCATAGTCGGACAGCCAACAACAATTTTCCAAAAACTAAGGACTAGGATAAGAATTCAGAATTAA
- a CDS encoding photosystem II high light acclimation radical SAM protein → MENRILYVRLPCNPIFPIGVVYLADHVHKLFPEIEQRIFDLGTVPPLDFNSALDTCIGEFQPTLLVFSWRDIQIYAPVGGRGGNPLQHSFEFFYAFNPFVKFRGATGLLRLAVSYYKELWRNQGLIKRGLKRAQKHQPNARAVVGGGAVSVFYEQLQHNLPQGTVVSVGEGETLLEKLLRGEDFSNERCYVVGEAQPRDRLIHEAPTPLEKSACNYDYIEKIWAEFSYYLQSSDFYIGVQTKRGCPHNCCYCIYTVVEGKQVRINPADEVVAEMRQLYDRGIRNFWFTDAQFIPARRFIDDALELLQKIVDSGMTDIHWAAYIRADNLTPELCDLMVKTGMNYFEIGITSGSQELVRKMRMGYNLRTVLENCRDLKAAGFNDLVSVNYSFNVIDERPETIRQTIAYHRELERIFGADKVEPAIFFIGLQPHTHLEEYAFKNGVLKPDYDPMNLKPWTVQKLLWNPEPLGSFFGEVCLQAWRQNPNDFGREVMKILEERLGCAPLEEALSAPIATTDKKQLVTA, encoded by the coding sequence ATGGAAAACCGCATTCTCTACGTTCGCCTTCCGTGCAACCCTATATTTCCGATTGGGGTTGTTTACTTGGCAGATCACGTTCACAAGCTTTTTCCCGAAATCGAGCAGCGAATTTTCGACTTAGGCACAGTCCCACCACTCGACTTTAATTCTGCCTTAGATACTTGTATCGGCGAATTCCAGCCGACACTTTTAGTATTCTCTTGGCGAGATATTCAGATTTATGCCCCAGTAGGTGGTAGGGGTGGTAATCCTCTGCAACATTCCTTTGAGTTTTTCTACGCCTTCAATCCGTTTGTCAAGTTTCGAGGCGCAACTGGATTGCTGCGATTGGCAGTTTCTTATTACAAAGAACTCTGGCGCAATCAAGGACTGATTAAACGCGGGCTAAAACGCGCTCAGAAACACCAACCAAATGCCCGTGCCGTAGTTGGTGGGGGTGCAGTCAGTGTATTTTACGAGCAGTTGCAGCATAATTTGCCCCAGGGAACGGTTGTTTCTGTCGGTGAAGGAGAAACACTGCTAGAAAAATTATTGCGAGGCGAAGACTTTAGCAACGAACGCTGTTACGTAGTTGGCGAAGCTCAACCACGCGATCGCCTGATCCACGAAGCGCCAACACCGTTAGAAAAATCTGCTTGTAACTACGACTATATTGAAAAGATTTGGGCGGAATTCTCATATTACCTGCAATCTTCCGACTTTTATATCGGCGTGCAAACCAAGCGCGGCTGTCCTCATAATTGCTGCTACTGCATTTACACCGTAGTGGAAGGCAAACAGGTACGGATCAACCCCGCCGATGAAGTCGTAGCTGAAATGCGACAACTATACGATCGCGGTATTCGGAATTTCTGGTTTACCGATGCCCAGTTTATCCCAGCCCGGAGATTCATCGATGACGCGCTCGAACTGCTGCAAAAGATCGTTGACTCAGGCATGACTGACATCCACTGGGCAGCATACATCCGCGCCGATAATCTCACCCCCGAACTATGCGATTTGATGGTAAAAACGGGGATGAATTACTTCGAGATCGGTATCACCAGCGGTTCTCAGGAACTCGTTCGGAAAATGCGGATGGGCTACAACCTGCGCACGGTATTAGAAAACTGCCGCGACTTAAAAGCAGCAGGTTTTAACGATCTCGTCTCCGTCAATTACTCCTTCAACGTCATTGACGAACGCCCCGAAACCATTCGCCAAACGATCGCCTACCACCGCGAACTCGAACGGATCTTCGGCGCTGATAAAGTCGAACCAGCCATTTTCTTCATCGGACTTCAACCCCATACCCACTTGGAAGAGTATGCCTTTAAAAACGGCGTACTCAAACCAGACTACGATCCGATGAACCTCAAGCCTTGGACAGTGCAAAAATTATTGTGGAACCCCGAACCCCTCGGCTCCTTCTTTGGTGAAGTTTGCCTGCAAGCATGGCGACAAAACCCCAACGACTTCGGACGGGAAGTGATGAAAATCTTAGAGGAACGTCTCGGCTGCGCCCCCCTCGAAGAAGCCCTTTCTGCCCCTATTGCTACCACTGACAAAAAACAACTTGTAACAGCATAA
- a CDS encoding STAS domain-containing protein, whose amino-acid sequence MMQTMTAPRATVIRPNGHFNAANAADFQRYLTAEVTQATQDCIVVNLEQVESMDSAGLMVLVHGLRVAQSLGKSFHLCSVAPSIRIIFELTQLDSVFEILDTPVEVTAA is encoded by the coding sequence ATGATGCAAACAATGACTGCTCCTAGAGCTACAGTAATTCGCCCTAACGGTCACTTTAATGCAGCGAATGCCGCTGACTTTCAGCGATACCTGACCGCAGAAGTTACACAGGCAACACAAGACTGTATTGTCGTCAATCTAGAACAAGTAGAGTCGATGGATAGTGCCGGTTTGATGGTACTAGTTCATGGATTGAGAGTGGCGCAATCGCTCGGAAAAAGCTTCCACCTTTGCTCTGTTGCACCTTCAATTCGGATTATCTTTGAGTTGACTCAACTAGATAGCGTATTTGAAATTCTAGATACACCTGTAGAGGTTACAGCAGCTTAG
- a CDS encoding CPBP family intramembrane glutamic endopeptidase — translation MLKFNFARIARYPAPLRLVIFILVLLLVWLPVAAPIHWWVDDKNLVSILTLPLLYGIFTILLRLWGKSIYRQPHVLQAYGLVNTRQNRRELLIGLGLGVASVLSLFVLEGWLGWLWWRQPSIFLWRFVVEGLIVALAYGFAEELLFRGWLLDELQRDYHPRTALWTNACIFAALHFMKPLAEIIRTLLQFPALVLLGLTLVWAKRCSKGRLGLPIGLHAGLIWGYYAINVGQMVQYSDRVPEWLTGIDRNPLAGGMGMLFLGAIALGMRRFSHRSR, via the coding sequence TTGTTAAAATTCAATTTTGCCAGAATAGCCCGTTATCCCGCTCCATTGCGGTTAGTAATTTTTATCTTAGTACTGTTGCTAGTATGGTTGCCTGTAGCTGCACCGATTCATTGGTGGGTGGATGACAAAAACTTAGTGAGTATTCTCACCTTGCCGTTGCTGTATGGAATATTTACTATCCTGTTACGGCTGTGGGGAAAGTCTATCTATCGTCAGCCACACGTGTTACAAGCATATGGTTTGGTCAATACTAGGCAGAATAGGCGAGAGCTACTGATAGGATTGGGGCTTGGGGTCGCTAGTGTTTTGAGTTTATTTGTGCTAGAAGGATGGTTGGGTTGGCTATGGTGGCGACAACCCTCTATTTTTTTATGGCGATTTGTCGTTGAAGGGTTAATCGTTGCTCTGGCTTATGGTTTTGCGGAAGAGTTACTTTTCCGGGGATGGCTGTTAGATGAATTACAGCGAGATTACCATCCTCGGACAGCGCTCTGGACGAATGCTTGCATATTTGCCGCGCTGCACTTCATGAAACCACTAGCGGAAATTATTCGGACTCTGCTGCAATTTCCAGCTTTGGTATTGTTGGGTTTAACTCTTGTGTGGGCAAAACGCTGTAGTAAAGGTCGTTTGGGTTTACCAATTGGTCTTCATGCTGGATTAATTTGGGGTTACTACGCAATTAATGTCGGGCAAATGGTGCAATATAGCGATCGCGTCCCAGAATGGTTAACTGGCATCGATCGCAATCCTCTCGCTGGTGGAATGGGAATGTTGTTTTTAGGCGCGATCGCCTTGGGTATGAGAAGATTTAGCCACAGGTCACGTTGA
- a CDS encoding pentapeptide repeat-containing protein: protein MDITSVREGKIKQLPGANLEDEDLAGLDLAEMNLAGANLVGTDFSGSKLERSRLEGANLLGSKLYGADLRANFLGANLMQADMTSADLRGSNLRGANLMGAKLAQSAIAGAFLSGANLMSANLQGADLRGADLRGVNFSNANLQGANLTQADLQGALLNEANLEEADLRGANLAGANLSGANLLCAELEGANLAGVNLAGACLLGTVVKQ from the coding sequence GTGGATATTACATCTGTGCGTGAGGGCAAAATTAAACAACTGCCAGGAGCCAATCTAGAGGATGAAGATCTAGCAGGGTTAGATCTGGCGGAAATGAATTTAGCGGGGGCTAACTTAGTTGGAACCGATTTTTCTGGCTCCAAGTTAGAACGATCGCGTCTGGAAGGCGCTAACCTACTCGGTAGCAAGCTGTACGGTGCAGATTTGCGGGCGAACTTTTTGGGAGCCAATTTGATGCAGGCTGATATGACAAGTGCCGATCTGCGAGGCAGTAATCTCCGAGGCGCAAATTTAATGGGCGCAAAATTAGCCCAAAGCGCGATCGCCGGAGCATTTTTGAGTGGCGCAAACCTGATGAGTGCTAACTTGCAGGGCGCAGATCTTAGAGGGGCAGATTTACGGGGGGTCAATTTTTCTAATGCAAATTTACAAGGAGCTAATCTGACTCAGGCAGATTTACAGGGCGCGTTGTTAAACGAAGCCAATTTAGAAGAAGCGGACTTGCGGGGAGCAAATCTAGCAGGTGCTAACCTTTCAGGTGCTAACCTTCTGTGTGCGGAGTTAGAAGGAGCTAATCTTGCGGGAGTGAATTTGGCTGGTGCTTGCTTGTTGGGAACCGTAGTGAAACAGTGA
- a CDS encoding DegT/DnrJ/EryC1/StrS family aminotransferase: MTNIPIRSQEEFLVFGAPVIEAAEIEEAIATLKSGWLGTGPKVAQFERDFGVYKAAENAIAVNSCGAALHLSLLAASLQPGDEVITSPLTFCATVNAITHVGATPVLADVDPVTMNIDPVQVEAKITPRTKAILPVHFAGRACDMDALCNLASRYGLKIVEDCAHAIETEYKGKKAGTFGDFGCFSFYATKNICTGEGGMILARNSEDATRIKVLSLHGISKDAWKRFSEEGYKHYQVLESGFKYNMMDLQAALGIHQLKQVEARWQRRQEIWQHYNRAFADLPLVLPTEPEPQTRHAYHLYPVLIDEKKTGCDRDTFLNAMTAENIGVGVHYLSIPEHDYYQQRFGWQPEDYPQARQIGRQTVSLPLSAKLTCQDELDVIQAVRKVLVLGQTHKTLRGEERGVRSEEENYQILTTKYQIPTTNYQLPTAKLT, from the coding sequence ATGACAAACATTCCTATTCGTTCTCAAGAAGAGTTTCTGGTATTTGGCGCGCCTGTGATTGAAGCAGCAGAAATAGAAGAAGCGATCGCCACCCTCAAAAGTGGCTGGTTGGGAACAGGACCTAAGGTAGCTCAGTTTGAGCGAGATTTTGGGGTGTATAAAGCAGCAGAAAATGCGATCGCCGTGAATTCCTGCGGCGCAGCACTACACTTGAGCCTACTAGCGGCTTCCTTGCAGCCAGGAGATGAAGTCATTACCAGTCCCCTGACGTTTTGCGCCACGGTCAACGCCATCACTCATGTGGGCGCGACACCCGTGCTAGCAGATGTCGATCCCGTCACGATGAATATCGATCCTGTCCAAGTCGAAGCAAAAATTACCCCTAGAACAAAGGCAATTCTACCCGTCCACTTTGCAGGTAGAGCCTGTGATATGGATGCTTTATGCAATCTTGCCTCGCGCTACGGCTTGAAAATTGTTGAGGACTGCGCCCACGCGATCGAAACAGAATATAAAGGTAAAAAAGCAGGCACTTTTGGCGATTTTGGCTGTTTTAGTTTCTATGCCACCAAAAATATTTGCACGGGCGAAGGTGGGATGATTTTAGCGCGTAACTCCGAAGATGCCACCCGAATCAAAGTGCTGAGCTTGCACGGTATCAGTAAAGATGCTTGGAAACGGTTTAGCGAAGAGGGATACAAACACTATCAAGTTCTGGAAAGCGGATTCAAATACAACATGATGGATCTACAAGCTGCCCTTGGCATTCATCAACTGAAGCAAGTAGAAGCCCGCTGGCAGCGCCGTCAAGAGATTTGGCAGCACTACAACCGAGCTTTTGCCGATCTCCCCTTGGTACTTCCTACCGAACCAGAACCCCAGACTCGCCATGCCTATCATCTTTATCCGGTACTCATTGACGAGAAGAAAACTGGATGCGATCGCGACACTTTTCTCAACGCTATGACAGCAGAAAACATTGGCGTGGGCGTACATTATCTCAGTATTCCAGAACACGATTATTATCAGCAAAGATTTGGTTGGCAACCAGAAGACTATCCTCAAGCAAGGCAAATTGGGCGGCAGACAGTAAGTCTGCCGCTTTCTGCAAAGTTGACTTGTCAAGATGAATTAGATGTCATTCAAGCAGTGAGAAAGGTTCTAGTATTGGGTCAGACTCATAAAACTTTGAGGGGCGAGGAGCGAGGAGTAAGGAGCGAGGAAGAGAATTACCAAATACTAACTACCAAGTACCAAATACCGACTACCAACTACCAACTACCAACTGCTAAACTCACTTAG
- the clpS gene encoding ATP-dependent Clp protease adapter ClpS — MSVETLEQRSTVRKLAPRYRVLLHNDDFNPMEHVVQVLMQTVPSLTQPQAVDIMMEAHTNGIALVITCAQEHAEFYCETLKNHGLTSTIEPDE; from the coding sequence GTGTCCGTCGAAACCCTGGAGCAGCGTTCAACAGTTCGTAAACTCGCACCTCGGTATCGCGTGTTGCTTCATAATGATGACTTTAATCCTATGGAGCATGTGGTGCAGGTATTGATGCAAACTGTACCCAGCCTCACCCAGCCACAAGCAGTAGATATCATGATGGAAGCCCATACAAATGGCATCGCTTTAGTCATTACTTGCGCTCAAGAACACGCTGAGTTTTACTGTGAAACCCTCAAAAATCATGGTTTGACCAGTACGATTGAGCCAGATGAGTAA
- a CDS encoding TIGR03960 family B12-binding radical SAM protein: MAVAVETLLTAEIQRPARYLGNELGAIRKNWQSADVRWVLTYPELYEVGASNLGHVILYNILNAQPRQMCDRAYLPAPDLATKLRETHTPLFAVESRRSLTEFDILGFSLSYELGATNILEMLDLAGIPLTWRERQAWKGAGSWDELGAGEQLLISHYPLIFAGGQTATSNPEPYADFFDFIALGDGEELLPEIGLVVAEGKAAGLNRAELLLDLAQIPGVYVPRFYDLAMDGSIHPNRPDVPEKIIRRVATPIPAYSTGLVPYVETVHDRLTIEIRRGCTRGCRFCQPGMLTRPARDVEPEQVVEAIETGMRATGYNEFSLLSLSCSDYLSLPAVGMEIKNRLQNENISLSLPSQRVDRFDENIANILGGYRQSGLTFAPEAGTQRMRDIVNKGLTNEELLRGVKTAWEQGWDKIKLYFMIGLPGETDVDVLGIAETVAWLQRECRAQGRKPLAFNLTISNFTPKPHTPFQWHSVSTGEFQRKQDLLRQEFRRMRGVKVNFTDVRISAMEDFIGRGDRRLSTVLRRAWELGAGMDSWYDSVERAYNAWGQAIAESGLTWKYRQVEQGEWNLMQGSRELGRAGSRGAEEQREQREQNLLAFSTPDSRTGGFPNPPLPTLDSLDRPLPWDRIDTGIEKKWLKEDLQRAMEAATVPDCSFDGCSHCGVCGIDFGHNIVIEPPSIPQFAGQYVPNNTKVQRLRLRFGKLGDMALVSHLDLMRLFDRAVRRAALPVSFTAGFSPSPRISVALALPLGVTSSGEIVDFELTQIIDPAVFRQQLSSQLPTDIPIYDAIALDLKAPAAMKTLTGAEYILTIAPTQTTKPTQWQEWLDTIKHSTEIWWEQTTKSQKTYQVNLRDRLFELELVPPHNPDTGEPDNTFNLRYAGSCSQDGNHLKPEHVTFMLEQVARQEIQLLHIHRQQLILE, encoded by the coding sequence GTGGCAGTTGCAGTAGAAACATTACTAACGGCTGAAATTCAACGTCCAGCTCGCTACTTAGGTAACGAGCTGGGAGCTATACGAAAGAATTGGCAATCGGCAGATGTACGCTGGGTACTGACATATCCTGAGTTGTATGAGGTTGGTGCATCTAATCTAGGGCACGTCATTCTATACAATATTTTGAATGCACAGCCCCGCCAAATGTGCGATCGCGCCTACCTCCCAGCTCCCGACCTAGCAACAAAGCTCCGCGAGACACACACGCCCCTGTTTGCTGTTGAATCGAGAAGATCGTTAACAGAATTTGATATTTTAGGCTTCAGCCTCAGTTACGAGTTAGGAGCTACCAATATTTTAGAAATGTTGGATTTAGCTGGTATACCCCTGACTTGGCGTGAAAGGCAAGCTTGGAAGGGAGCAGGGAGCTGGGACGAGCTGGGAGCAGGGGAGCAGCTACTGATTTCTCACTATCCACTCATTTTTGCGGGCGGGCAGACGGCGACATCAAACCCCGAACCCTATGCTGATTTTTTCGATTTCATTGCTTTAGGTGACGGGGAAGAACTGTTACCAGAAATTGGTTTAGTTGTTGCAGAAGGCAAGGCAGCGGGGTTAAATCGAGCAGAACTCTTGCTGGATTTGGCGCAGATCCCAGGGGTCTACGTGCCGCGATTTTACGATTTGGCAATGGATGGCTCCATTCACCCCAATCGTCCAGACGTTCCAGAGAAAATAATTCGGCGCGTTGCTACCCCCATACCAGCTTATTCTACAGGCTTGGTTCCCTACGTCGAGACAGTCCACGATCGCCTCACAATCGAAATTCGGCGCGGTTGTACTCGCGGCTGTCGCTTTTGCCAACCAGGAATGCTCACTCGTCCCGCACGGGACGTAGAACCGGAGCAGGTTGTCGAGGCGATCGAAACGGGAATGAGGGCAACGGGATACAACGAATTTTCCCTACTTTCCCTCAGTTGTTCCGACTATTTATCTCTTCCCGCTGTAGGGATGGAGATTAAGAACCGGCTGCAAAACGAAAATATTTCCCTTTCGCTTCCTAGTCAGCGAGTAGACCGTTTCGATGAAAATATCGCAAATATTTTGGGGGGTTATCGCCAAAGTGGGTTGACCTTTGCCCCAGAAGCTGGAACCCAACGGATGCGAGATATCGTAAATAAGGGCTTGACGAATGAAGAATTATTGCGAGGCGTAAAAACAGCTTGGGAACAAGGCTGGGATAAAATCAAGCTCTACTTCATGATTGGATTGCCTGGGGAAACAGATGTCGATGTGTTGGGGATCGCGGAAACCGTCGCTTGGCTGCAACGGGAATGTCGCGCCCAAGGTAGAAAACCTTTGGCATTCAATTTAACAATTTCCAACTTTACACCCAAACCCCACACCCCGTTTCAATGGCATTCTGTCTCTACTGGCGAATTCCAGCGCAAGCAAGACTTATTACGCCAAGAGTTTCGTCGCATGAGAGGGGTCAAAGTTAATTTTACCGACGTGCGGATCTCGGCAATGGAAGACTTCATCGGACGAGGCGATCGCCGTTTATCTACCGTATTGCGCCGCGCTTGGGAACTGGGTGCGGGAATGGACTCGTGGTACGACAGCGTAGAGAGAGCGTATAACGCTTGGGGACAAGCGATCGCCGAATCCGGCTTAACCTGGAAGTATCGTCAAGTCGAGCAGGGTGAGTGGAATTTGATGCAAGGGAGCAGGGAGCTGGGACGAGCTGGGAGCAGGGGAGCAGAGGAGCAGAGGGAGCAGAGGGAGCAAAACCTACTTGCTTTTTCGACTCCCGACTCCCGTACGGGCGGGTTTCCAAACCCGCCCCTACCGACTCTCGACTCCCTAGATCGCCCTCTACCCTGGGATCGGATCGACACGGGGATCGAGAAAAAGTGGCTTAAGGAAGATCTGCAACGCGCTATGGAGGCTGCAACCGTCCCCGATTGCTCTTTTGATGGTTGTTCTCACTGCGGCGTTTGTGGAATCGATTTCGGTCATAACATTGTCATCGAACCACCATCAATTCCCCAATTTGCCGGACAGTACGTTCCTAACAATACCAAAGTTCAAAGACTGCGACTCCGGTTTGGCAAGCTGGGAGATATGGCGCTAGTGAGCCATCTCGACTTGATGCGCCTGTTCGATCGCGCCGTCCGACGAGCCGCATTGCCCGTATCCTTTACAGCCGGATTTAGCCCCAGTCCGAGGATTTCTGTAGCGCTGGCTCTTCCTTTGGGAGTAACGAGTAGTGGGGAGATTGTCGATTTTGAACTAACTCAAATCATCGATCCCGCAGTTTTCCGCCAACAACTGAGCAGTCAGTTACCAACAGACATACCTATATACGATGCGATCGCGCTCGATTTAAAAGCACCTGCGGCAATGAAAACTCTAACGGGAGCAGAGTACATCCTGACAATAGCGCCAACTCAAACGACAAAACCGACACAATGGCAAGAATGGTTAGACACAATTAAGCACTCAACCGAAATTTGGTGGGAGCAGACGACAAAATCTCAGAAAACTTATCAGGTGAACTTGCGCGATCGCCTATTTGAATTAGAATTAGTTCCACCACACAACCCAGATACAGGAGAACCAGACAATACCTTTAACTTGCGCTATGCGGGTAGTTGCTCTCAAGATGGCAATCACCTGAAACCAGAACATGTCACGTTCATGCTAGAGCAAGTTGCCCGCCAAGAAATCCAACTGCTTCACATCCATCGCCAGCAACTCATACTAGAGTGA
- a CDS encoding DUF1830 domain-containing protein, giving the protein MAQILDSLPPEQSDRLLCCYVNATSKIQIARISNIPNWYFERVVFPGQRLVFEAPPKATLEIHTGMMASAILSDNIPCERLCLLEESKAEAQMDRPAARSVEQKDKPSQRNFKSPLLTTID; this is encoded by the coding sequence ATGGCTCAAATATTAGATTCCTTACCACCCGAACAGTCCGACCGACTTCTTTGCTGCTATGTAAACGCAACTAGTAAGATTCAAATTGCTCGGATATCAAATATCCCTAACTGGTATTTTGAACGAGTTGTGTTTCCAGGTCAACGCCTTGTATTTGAAGCGCCACCTAAAGCAACACTAGAAATTCACACGGGCATGATGGCGAGTGCTATTTTGTCAGATAATATTCCTTGCGAACGCTTGTGCTTGCTAGAAGAAAGCAAAGCAGAAGCACAAATGGATCGTCCAGCAGCGCGATCGGTAGAACAAAAAGATAAGCCAAGTCAAAGAAATTTTAAATCCCCTCTTTTAACGACTATTGATTAG
- a CDS encoding DICT sensory domain-containing protein has translation MLKGSILQQLKSALENTNRPLNLGVYYKNTLVALCHALEDGILVSGSQPLVITAFQRGKWYLQEAERYHDLAQKSRHVVIMAAPDTGFADHPTSKLPNVDLVALNSEDPVAQEWHLIILAPSYTAMVLCQELSEADYGVGGRPTIDLERKFYGFWTFEPARVEKTIELAIAHINRYNPELAQQLKSHVQAIAQESAQVEPDDLNTIVSRVVDYLQTSEYSIKQIEHHQVLDSNLVSNELQAFLRLGQLIDLADTGNPLAAAEVAAIAEIMGQLLNLPAWQVKRLRLASLLHRIAPQSVNVQYCEAPSCPLIPAAQVLRTMPRLSAIAQIINHLSEHWDGSGQPAGLIGETIPLESRILGLVADFQQRFTHLSQSHTREEALSTAFAQCQQQQGKAWEPKLVDTLELLMRGMQQGLTLPVSPTKISSGMWLIEEERGARNEERVMSNE, from the coding sequence ATGCTAAAAGGCTCCATCTTACAACAGCTCAAATCGGCACTCGAAAATACAAATCGACCCCTCAACCTGGGTGTCTATTACAAAAACACCTTGGTTGCTCTGTGTCATGCCTTAGAAGACGGCATTTTGGTTTCTGGTAGCCAGCCGCTAGTCATTACGGCTTTTCAACGGGGTAAATGGTATCTGCAAGAAGCAGAGCGTTACCACGATTTAGCGCAAAAATCGCGCCATGTGGTGATTATGGCAGCTCCAGATACGGGCTTTGCCGACCATCCTACGAGCAAATTACCAAATGTAGACTTAGTAGCGTTAAACTCCGAAGACCCAGTGGCGCAAGAGTGGCATTTGATAATTCTTGCCCCTAGCTACACGGCAATGGTACTTTGTCAAGAGTTATCTGAGGCGGATTACGGAGTCGGGGGCAGACCGACAATCGATTTAGAGCGTAAATTTTACGGTTTTTGGACGTTTGAGCCAGCTAGGGTAGAGAAAACGATCGAGCTAGCGATCGCCCACATTAACCGTTACAATCCCGAACTCGCGCAACAACTTAAATCTCACGTCCAGGCGATCGCCCAAGAGTCTGCCCAAGTAGAACCGGACGATTTGAATACAATCGTTTCTCGCGTGGTCGATTACCTCCAAACCAGCGAATACAGCATCAAGCAGATAGAACATCACCAGGTATTAGATAGCAATTTAGTTTCCAACGAATTACAAGCCTTCCTCCGCTTAGGACAACTGATCGATCTTGCCGATACGGGCAACCCCCTCGCAGCCGCAGAAGTCGCCGCGATCGCTGAAATTATGGGGCAATTACTCAATCTTCCCGCTTGGCAGGTCAAACGCCTGCGCCTAGCCAGTTTACTCCATCGCATCGCCCCCCAATCGGTCAACGTGCAATATTGCGAAGCTCCCAGTTGCCCTCTCATCCCAGCCGCTCAAGTTTTGCGTACCATGCCTCGCCTGAGTGCGATCGCCCAAATTATCAACCATCTCTCGGAACATTGGGATGGTAGCGGACAGCCAGCAGGTTTGATAGGGGAGACAATTCCGTTAGAGTCGCGAATTTTAGGCTTAGTGGCAGATTTTCAGCAGCGTTTTACCCATCTATCCCAATCTCATACAAGAGAGGAAGCTTTATCGACTGCTTTCGCTCAATGTCAGCAACAACAGGGCAAAGCTTGGGAACCAAAACTTGTAGACACCCTAGAACTCCTCATGCGCGGGATGCAACAAGGTTTAACCTTACCCGTCTCCCCCACCAAAATTAGCAGTGGCATGTGGCTGATCGAAGAGGAGCGAGGAGCAAGGAATGAGGAGCGAGTGATGAGTAATGAATGA